The segment CGCGGATGCGAACGCGACCCACGTTATAGGTTTCATCGGTTTTGTTGTGGACATTACGAGTAACGTTACGTTCGGCGGTGCGGACAATCTGCTTGCAATACGAACCGGTTTTTCACAGGGTTTTTACGCAGATCCCGGTTTTTCGGAAGTCTTCAGATTCGGGCAGGCCGACGTCGGTGTTTTCCGGCCGGTTTGGCTGCATATCACCGATCCGGTCCATGTGCCGTTGAATGTGTATTCGGTGCTTAACAAGTGGGGAACCTGCGTGGCGACCACCGCCGCGTCGGACGCTTCCGCCACGGTACGGATCCAGACCAACGTTCAGAACGAAGGCGCGACTGACCAGAGTGTGACCCTTACGACCAAGATCGTGGATATGACGAACACCGTGGTATCAAGCATCGACAACTCCCAGACCGTGGCGGCGGGCCAAACATACATGTTCGATCAGACCGCCACGATAGCCAATCCTCACCTGTGGTATCCGAACAACAGCGCCTACGGCACGCCGTATATGCACAAGGTGTACCATATTGTAAAAATAGGCGGGACCACCGTGGACGTTTTTGAAAGTCCTTTGGGCATACGCACCATCACCTGGGACGCAAATTTCCCATATATCAATGGGCATAAACATTGTTTATACGGCGCTTCTGCGCGCTACGACTATCCCGCCCTAGGCACGGCAATGCCTCCGGAACAGGAGTACCGGGACGCACAGATTCTTGCAAAAATCGGCGGCAGCCTGTGGAGACCCGGACATTCGTCGTGCAGTCCCGGGTTCGTTCAGGCGTGCGACGACGAGGGAATCATGCTTATGCAGCCCAGCGGCGAAGGCGAGGGGGCATTTTCCACCGGAGCAAATCCGCCGGCCGACCGCGTCACGCTCAAGGAGGAAATCCAACGGGACGTGTGCGTTCGAGACAGGAACCACCCCTCGATCCTCGCATGGGAAGTAAGCAACGGAGATATCGATCCAAACCTTGCCAACGCATTTAGGACCGTCTGTCAAACATGGGATCCCGTTACACCGCGCGTGATATCCGTTCGCGGTGGACCGCAATTCCAGGCAGGTGACCTTATTGCATGTACGGTGACCGGTTGCGAAATAGGACTCCATCAGCAGCACCCGCTGTGCCCGAGCTGGGGCGCCGAAGCCTGGGGCCATCAGGCCGCAAGGTTTGCCTTTGATTATGAGCTCCTGTTTGCGGAAGAGTTCGTGCAAAACTGGAGAAAGAACATACAAGCCAACTGTTTCGGACTGTGCCAGTGGTATCTGGCGGAGACGCCCGGCGAGGCCGGGGATTTTGAGGGAGGCCCCACGGGGCCGGGAGTCCGCTCGTTCGGGTCTTCAATGATGGATTTTAACCGCATTCCCAAGTTGCTTTACAAAATATACAACACCTGCTGGGTGCCCTACGCCACCAAGCCTGTGGTTTTCCTGGCGTATCACTGGAACCGTTCCGGCACCGTGCGGGTCAATGCGTTCAGCAACTGCCCGCAGGTGAAACTTCTCCTTAATGGCACCGACCTGGGCAACAAAACGCCGAATCCCTGGACCGGGACAGGGAATGAGACAACTAATCAAACCACCACGCAGATGCCGTTTCAATGCTGGTGGGACAACGTCGCATGGGCTGCGGGAACGCTTATCGCGCAGGGGCTTGACGCAAACGGAAACGTGGTGTGTACCGACAAGCAAGTCACCGCTGGAGCGGCCGACCACATCACGCTCACCGTGGATCCGGCCGTTGTAAAACCCGATGGTGAAGTTTTCAAAATCAGGGCCAACGGATCCGATGCGGCGTTCATCGTGGCAACGGTGGTTGACGCGCAGGGCAATTGGGTTCCCACGGCAAACATGAATATCAATTTCCACACCTCCGGTCCCTGTGAGTATCGCGGCGGCACCGATCAGCTGGTCACCACCGGACAGGGTTATGGTTATCACGCGCCGCTTGACTCCCAGCTTCAGGCCGAAGCCGGCATGTGTAAGATAGCCGTGAGATCACGGTGGACTGCGGGCCAGGTAACGGTATCGGCGACTTCCCCCGGGCTGGGAACGGGCACGACCACATTCATGGTGAGCGATGTAAACGATCCGGTTGAATACAGGAAGCCGGCCTCAGCGTATTCGTCTGCCGTCCTCGCTTTCAAAATGGAGATTCTTGGAAAGAACCTCCGGTATTACATCAGCAGACCAGGAAGAGTTGCATTTGACGTCATTACCGCGACCGGAAGGGTAATGAAACATGTTCCGGCGATGCAAAATTCGGCAGGCTGGCACGATTTTACCTTGTTCGGGTCGGCCGCCTTCCTGGGCAAGGGCGTATATTTCGTTCGTTGTGAAGTAGACGGGATGAGCCAAGGGGAGAAGCGGATTGTTGTAATGCGCTGATCCGACGACAAGCGCTAATCCGCACCGAACTCTATTCTGTTGCTGGATAATCTGGCTGAAGGCCGCGGGGATTGATTTGCGTTTCCATGGTTTCCCCCTCGCGGCCACTTTTAATTGCAGGCTCGATAATCCGTATGACATTCTGCGCCGGTTCAAGTCGCACGCATGGGGTGGGCCATTGACAATTGCGTCGCTTACATTCTCGTAAAATTCCTTGTAATGCCACTCGGTGCTCCACGAAGATGATTTACGGAAAGATCGATGATTTTTTATGATGTTTTTTTTTGACATAATTACCCCAACGTGCTATATTATTTGACGAGGGAGGGGCAAAAGGAGAAATCGTATGATCCTTTCCCGCTCTATTTTTTCCGCCGTTTTATTTGCCGGCCTTCTGTATCCAATCGAATCCGCAATCTCGATAAGCGGCACGGTGCGCGACAAGACCACCCAGCTGCCCGTCCAGGGCGCAATCGTGAGCCTTGCCGATACCGGCCTCACCTGTCTTACCGACCAGAACGGCAAATACGCATTCGGCGATGCCTTGGCGGTTTTGCCGGCTGTTTCGGCAGGGCTTTCCGCAGTGCGGCCGTACTTTACCGGTAACCGGCTCGTGCTCGAGGTCGGGAATGAGCCCGCGCAGGTGCAGGTGGACCTCTATACCCTTTCCGGCAGGCATGTTACCCGCATCCTTGACCGGCAATTGACAAAAGGCATTCACCGGCTTGATCCGTTCGGGACGCAGGAAGCGGCGCAGCCGTATCTCGTGAAAGTAAAAATCGGCTCAGGGGTCACCATCCTTAAGGCCTCAATCGTTGCAGGCCGAGCGATTGTTGCTGATTTAAAGCCTCGCTCGGGCGGCGCCGCGGCAACGGCAGGGCTTTCCAAAACCGGTACGTTTCCCGATACACTCCTTGCCTGGGCGGTGGGCTACGAAGTGAGCCGGGTGACTGCCGGGACTTCCCCGGGAACGTATGATATCGACCTGCAGAGCAGTGTGCCGGCCGGCCAGGTCCAGGTTATCCACTCCTCGATGGCGGGTGACAATCTGGTGACCGACCCGGCAATGACTTTCGGCGCCGACGACGGCTCGGCGCTGCCGACGATCACCATCACGCCGGCATCCACCTATCAGAGCATCACCGGATTCGGCGGCGCTTTCACCGAGACCGCAACCTACAACCTGTCCAATATCTCGGCCGCCAGGCGCGCCGAGGTGCTCAACGCATTTTTCAACCCGTTCACGGGCGCCGGTTACACCGTATGCCGGACGCCGATCAACAGCTGCGATTTCAGCGTGGCCAATTACGCGTACGATGTCACGCCGGGTGATTACAACTTGAACAATTTCGATTTCAGCCACGATCTGAAGTGGACCGTGCCGGTGATCAGGCAGGCCCTCCGCATCCCGGGCGCCGGCATCAAGATCTTCGGATCGCCCTGGTCGCCGCCCGCATGGATGAAGACCAATAACTCCATGTTCAACGGCGGCGAGCTTTTGTCAACCTGTTTTTCCGCGTGGGCGCTCTACTATGTCAAGTATATCCAGAGTATGCGGGACAACGGCGTGCCGATGTGGGGGCTCACCGTCCAGAACGAGCCGCAGGCGGTCCAGACGTGGGAAAGCTGCATTTATTCCACGGACCAGGAGCGTGATTTTGTCAAGAATTACCTTGGCCCCACGCTCGCGCAAAACAATGCAAATGTAAACTTGATGATCTGGGACCATAACAAAGACATCATCGTCGAGCGGGTGACCGGCGTGATGAGCGACCCCAATGCCGCGAAATACGTTTGGGGCGTGGCCTATCATAAATACGCGGGGGATTATTTCGACAGCATGGACGTGGTGCACACCAATTTCCCCAACGCCTGGATGCTGGGGACCGAAAACAGCATACGGGACACCGGCACCGATGCTGAGCGCATGGCGCATGAGGTGATAGGAAACCTGAACCACTGGTCGGTTGGATACCTCGTCTGGAACCTGTGCACCAACTACGACGGCGGCCCCTATCAGCACCGCACCGGAGGCTCACCGGGTCCAATCGTGGTCGACTCCGCCACCGACGGCGTCAAATACCTGCGCCAGCAATACTACATGACCCAGTTCAGCCGCTACCTGCGGCCGGGGGCGGTGCGCATCGGGTGCGCGCTCACCGGCGGATCGAGCCTGGAGCCGTGCGCTTTCAAGAACACCGATGGGTTTATAGCCGTCACCGTTCTGAACAGGACGGCAAACCCGGTAGCGTTCAAAATCAAACAGGGGACGCAGATCATCAAGCCGACCATACCGGCATGGGCCCTAATGTCGTTTATTTACTGATTTAATTGGTCGCTAAATCCGTCCGCATCATCGTTTCATCGAGGTATCATGTCTTGGCATGGCGGCGATCTCTTCAACCCATTTCTGGTGGTCGCGCCAGTAAACATTCACCGAGGGTTTTAGGCCGGCCGCATCTTCCAACGTTCCGGCCCTGATGGTGACCATGCCCGGCCTCAAGGGATTCTCGGAATAGACGCCCGACCCGCATTTGGGGCAAAAATATCGGCGCGATGTGGTGCTGGAGTCGCCGACATGCTCGTAGGTTGACATTTTGCCGCCCGAAACGGTGAAATCAGCCTTGTTAAGCCCTGCCACCACTGCAAAGGCGGAACCCGTTGCTTTTTGGCAGGCGGCGCAATGACAGGCTGCAACAAACACCGGCGACGAGGTGCAGGAATATCTTATAGAGCCGCACAGACATGATCCTTTCAGAACGTCCATTGTTTTCCCTCCTGTGAGAATTGAAAATTATTTTCGGAGAAGATAAATATAAATCTGTTTTTGTAAACTTGCAGAAACCTTTTTTTTATTCAATTGTCTAATTGTTTGCTGCCGAATCAATGTATTTTTTTCTATTGTGAACCTATTCAAGAACAGGCTCGGCTCCGGTGGGCAAAATTATTCAATAAAAGGCGTGGAAAATGGGCTTTAAAAAACCTGTTTGTTCTGTTGTACTT is part of the Chitinivibrionales bacterium genome and harbors:
- a CDS encoding GFA family protein, encoding MDVLKGSCLCGSIRYSCTSSPVFVAACHCAACQKATGSAFAVVAGLNKADFTVSGGKMSTYEHVGDSSTTSRRYFCPKCGSGVYSENPLRPGMVTIRAGTLEDAAGLKPSVNVYWRDHQKWVEEIAAMPRHDTSMKR
- a CDS encoding glycoside hydrolase family 30 beta sandwich domain-containing protein — translated: MILSRSIFSAVLFAGLLYPIESAISISGTVRDKTTQLPVQGAIVSLADTGLTCLTDQNGKYAFGDALAVLPAVSAGLSAVRPYFTGNRLVLEVGNEPAQVQVDLYTLSGRHVTRILDRQLTKGIHRLDPFGTQEAAQPYLVKVKIGSGVTILKASIVAGRAIVADLKPRSGGAAATAGLSKTGTFPDTLLAWAVGYEVSRVTAGTSPGTYDIDLQSSVPAGQVQVIHSSMAGDNLVTDPAMTFGADDGSALPTITITPASTYQSITGFGGAFTETATYNLSNISAARRAEVLNAFFNPFTGAGYTVCRTPINSCDFSVANYAYDVTPGDYNLNNFDFSHDLKWTVPVIRQALRIPGAGIKIFGSPWSPPAWMKTNNSMFNGGELLSTCFSAWALYYVKYIQSMRDNGVPMWGLTVQNEPQAVQTWESCIYSTDQERDFVKNYLGPTLAQNNANVNLMIWDHNKDIIVERVTGVMSDPNAAKYVWGVAYHKYAGDYFDSMDVVHTNFPNAWMLGTENSIRDTGTDAERMAHEVIGNLNHWSVGYLVWNLCTNYDGGPYQHRTGGSPGPIVVDSATDGVKYLRQQYYMTQFSRYLRPGAVRIGCALTGGSSLEPCAFKNTDGFIAVTVLNRTANPVAFKIKQGTQIIKPTIPAWALMSFIY
- a CDS encoding DUF4982 domain-containing protein — encoded protein: MGDTPWKFIKSDPVNAQSATVSDAAWKDVGVPYTPNDDDTYVNGESGGGPMFGGNCWYRKHFTLDNAYAGRKIFIEVEGAHMGCQLYINGTLIKGNSAVTADANATHVIGFIGFVVDITSNVTFGGADNLLAIRTGFSQGFYADPGFSEVFRFGQADVGVFRPVWLHITDPVHVPLNVYSVLNKWGTCVATTAASDASATVRIQTNVQNEGATDQSVTLTTKIVDMTNTVVSSIDNSQTVAAGQTYMFDQTATIANPHLWYPNNSAYGTPYMHKVYHIVKIGGTTVDVFESPLGIRTITWDANFPYINGHKHCLYGASARYDYPALGTAMPPEQEYRDAQILAKIGGSLWRPGHSSCSPGFVQACDDEGIMLMQPSGEGEGAFSTGANPPADRVTLKEEIQRDVCVRDRNHPSILAWEVSNGDIDPNLANAFRTVCQTWDPVTPRVISVRGGPQFQAGDLIACTVTGCEIGLHQQHPLCPSWGAEAWGHQAARFAFDYELLFAEEFVQNWRKNIQANCFGLCQWYLAETPGEAGDFEGGPTGPGVRSFGSSMMDFNRIPKLLYKIYNTCWVPYATKPVVFLAYHWNRSGTVRVNAFSNCPQVKLLLNGTDLGNKTPNPWTGTGNETTNQTTTQMPFQCWWDNVAWAAGTLIAQGLDANGNVVCTDKQVTAGAADHITLTVDPAVVKPDGEVFKIRANGSDAAFIVATVVDAQGNWVPTANMNINFHTSGPCEYRGGTDQLVTTGQGYGYHAPLDSQLQAEAGMCKIAVRSRWTAGQVTVSATSPGLGTGTTTFMVSDVNDPVEYRKPASAYSSAVLAFKMEILGKNLRYYISRPGRVAFDVITATGRVMKHVPAMQNSAGWHDFTLFGSAAFLGKGVYFVRCEVDGMSQGEKRIVVMR